One genomic region from Amaranthus tricolor cultivar Red isolate AtriRed21 chromosome 12, ASM2621246v1, whole genome shotgun sequence encodes:
- the LOC130828654 gene encoding uncharacterized protein LOC130828654 → MEVGYKNLYQSLASSQARLRWKRCSHTYWGMKGSLSPSRCLKLTQKLLILSHSLCRRIRAQPEGSIAEGYILEETITFCSRYLEGVETLFNRPRRNDDDNENGSSYLFNACGRPIGEVKVINLNHKSKMQIHRYVLTQFQKVLQPFEREFLSQK, encoded by the exons ATGGAGGTTGGCTATAAGAATTTATACCAATCTTTGGCGTCATCGCAAGCTAGGCTCAGATGGAAGAGGTGTAGTCACACATATTGGGGCATGAAGGGGTCTCTTTCACCATCCCGGTGTCTCAAACTGACCCAAAAATTGTTGATTCTCAGCCATAGCCTGTGTAGGAGGATCAG AGCTCAACCAGAAGGTTCTATTGCCGAGGGTTATATTCTTGAGGAAACAATTACCTTTTGCTCTAGATATTTAGAAGGCGTAGAAACACTCTTTAATCGACCACGTCGCaacgatgatgataatgaaaatgGATCTAGTTATTTGTTCAATGCTTGTGGTCGGCCAATTGGGGAGGTGAAAGTGATTAATTTGAACCATAAGAGCAAGATGCAAATACATCGTTATGTGCTAACACAATTTCAAAAAGTACTTCAACCATTTGAAAG AGAATTCTTATCTCAGAAGTAA